A region of Vigna radiata var. radiata cultivar VC1973A chromosome 10, Vradiata_ver6, whole genome shotgun sequence DNA encodes the following proteins:
- the LOC106775417 gene encoding uncharacterized protein LOC106775417, protein MKEEMREEISKMKKEYGDIRAQLKKEYSDMRVQLLAEMRAELASPLGQPRNPPQPTPLCKESCDVSPQYTSSTVNANYELFSDDALQCLVALGKMYTLGSTIHHETITTNMIRVVVVDVRVANARVPVPTQEVQIVGQAPGNFILWPIRLSRAIVKEVEAHGEANVNESLQISSQSPQLPQHTILEKLGGLAVKISLSPIEIQMPPEVTNKTFSLSFFICQRHIFDILSGTDMLCISVLQLWLLYLHQLSIERKNDHIYGFIDPVVIQEVGNKSEEVQKYLLEAFEKGKKEVYLAPYLQQGHWQLLLILPQQFLVVLLCSLHRKPHTLAIKSTLISVVKAYSRLQGTHIGSRNKLKFIAPTCSRQTGSFESGYYVMRHMQKIISANVVDSWNLIFDDTSPMEQHVIKDVREEWAAFLLTVYR, encoded by the exons ATGAAGGAGGAAATGAGGGAGGAGATCAGCAAGATGAAGAAAGAATACGGTGATATTCGGGCACAATTAAAGAAGGAGTACTCTGATATGCGGGTACAATTGTTAGCAGAAATGCGAGCAGAATTAGCCTCCCCTTTAGGCCAGCCTAGGAATCCTCCTCAACCCACTCCTCTTTGTAAGGAAAGTTGTGATGTTTCCCCTCAATACACCTCTTCCACTGTTAATGCAAACTACGAGTTGTTCAGTGATGATGCCTTACAATGTTTGGTGGCCTTAG GTAAAATGTATACATTGGGGTCAACCATACACCATGAAACCATTACAACTAATATGATAAGGGTGGTGGTTGTAGACGTACGAGTTGCTAATGCTCGAGTTCCTGTGCCCACTCAAGAGGTTCAGATAGTGGGACAGGCTCCTGGAAATTTTATCCTTTGGCCTATCAGATTATCGAGAGCAATTGTAAAGGAG GTTGAAGCACATGGGGAGGCAAATGTGAATGAATCGCTACAAATATCGTCACAATCACCACAACTGCCACAACAcacaattttagaaaaacttgGTGGGTTGGCAGTGAAGATCTCCCTTTCTCCTATAGAGATACAAATGCCTCCTGAAGTcacaaacaaaacattttcGCTCTCTTTCTTTATATGTCAGAGGCATATTTTTGATATTCTCTCTGGGACCGATATGTTATGTATTTCAGTACTACAACTATGGTTATT gtATTTACATCAGTTGAGCattgaaaggaaaaatgatCACATTTATGGTTTTATTGATCCTGTTGTCATtcaagaagttgggaataaaaGTGAAGAGGTCCAAAAGTACCTCTTAGAGGCttttgaaaagggaaaaaaggaaGTCTACTTAGCACCCTATTTGCAACA GGGTCATTGGCAATTGTTACTAATTCTTCCTCAACAGTTTCTTGTGGTTCTCTTGTGTTCATTACACAGAAAACCTCACACTTTGGCAATTAAGAGTACATTAATATC AGTGGTTAAAGCATATTCAAGGTTGCAGGGAACACATATCGGCTCTAGAAATAAGTTGAAGTTCATTGCACCAACT tgCTCACGTCAAACGGGGAGCTTTGAGTCCGGGTATTATGTCATGAGGCACATGCAGAAAATTATATCCGCAAATGTTGTTGACTCATGGAATTTG